A segment of the uncultured Desulfobulbus sp. genome:
GCGGCTTGAAACCCATGAGCGGTAAAAGCGTGAAGACTTCCTCTTGGCTCAGTTGTTGTGAAGCCGTGCGGATAAGGTGGGCCTGGAGGATGGGGCTTGCATTGACCGAAGAGAGGCTATGATGGATCTGGCGTGCAAAGGAGAATAATGACGCCGTGTCCTCTTCACAGACCTGGCAGGGAACATCGTTGTACCCCAACTGTCGCAACGCAGGGAGATATGCATACCCGGCTATCAGGCCAAAAACGTTATCACCAAGCCGCTTGACCGGCAACGGTTGGAAAAGGCCAAACTGTTCGATCTGATGCTGCAGGGCGCTATCGGCCTGCTGATAGAGCGAAGCGATAAAGGTATCCGGAAAATCAAGCTCGGTTAGGGGAACTGCCCTGAGCGGCGTGAACGAGGGGGAGGGCTTTTGAGGTTGCATAGGTGGCCTGCCTGTGATGACAAAAAAGAAAAGGGCGCCGAAAGGCCGGCGCCCCTTGATACCCCTGCAAGGAGAAGGTGATTTTAGTCGGAATTAATCCGGGACCGCAAGATACCCGAGGGTTTGAAGGTCACCACCCGACGGGCGTCAAGGGTGAGTTCGTTGCCTGTTTGCGGATTACGGCCCCGGCGGGCTTTTTTATCCTTTATGTTGAATTTGCCAAAACCACTGAGGAGCAAGTCCTCACCAGTGATCAGCGAGGTCTTGGACAAGGTGAGAAAAGTTTCTACCGAGTCAGTGGATTGGGATTTTGTTAAATGAGGATGAGTTTTGTACACCTGCTGTACTAAATCTGCCTTCGTCAAAGTCATCGTTCACCTCCAGGGGGGCATCACACATCGTGAGAATCGACCTGTAGAATATTTCCTTAATTATAGGAAGTAATACAGCGGGTTGTCAATATGGCTCATGCAAGAAATCCAAAGGCGGACAGACCGGCAAAACGGGCTGCTGCACCCAGCTCTTCCTCGATTCTCAGCAACTGATTGTACTTGGCCACACGGTCACTGCGCGATGGTGCGCCGGTCTTGATCTGTCCGCTGTTCAAGGCCACCGCCAGATCGGCAATGGTCGCATCTTCGGTTTCCCCGGAACGATGGGAGATGACCGCGGTGTAGGAGGCGCGATGGGCCATGTCCACGGCATCGATGGTTTCGGTGAGTGAGCCTATCTGATTGAGTTTGATCAGGATAGAGTTGGCAATATTTTTGGCGATGCCCTCTTTGAGAATGCTGGTGTTGGTCACGAAGATATCGTCGCCCACCAGCTGGATCTTGTTGCCCAGCGCCTGGGTCAGCAGTTTCCAGCCATCCCAGTCCGACTCATCCAGTCCATCTTCAATGGAGATCAATGGATATTTGTTGACCCAGTCACTGTAGAATTCGATCATCTGCGCAGCGCTCTTTTTCGGGCTCTTTTCCGCGTTGAGCACATAGAGTTTCTCCTCGGCGGAATAGAACTCGCTGGAGGCGGCGTCGATACCGATGAAGATATCCTTGCCCGGAGCATAACCGGCCTGAACAATCCCCTCGAGGATGGCCTCCATAGCCTCTTCGTTGGAACGCAGGTTGGGGGCAAAACCGCCCTCATCACCGCCGGCAGTCTGTAAGCCGCGTTTTTTCAGGACCGATTTCAAGGCGTGGAAGGTCTCGGCCCCCATCCGTAGTGCCTCTCTGAACGAGGAAGCGCCGGCCGGCAGGATCATGAACTCCTGGATATCAACGTTGTTGTCCGCATGGGCGCCACCGTTGAGGATGTTCATCATCGGGACTGGAAGGACCTTGGCGTTGACCCCGCCGAGGTAGTTGTAGAGCGGCAGTTCGAGCTCCATGGCGGTTGCCTTGGCCACGGCCATGGACACGCCGAGGATGGCATTGGCACCGAGTTTTTCCTTGTTGGCGGTGCCGTCCAGCTCAAGCATGGTTTTGTCGATGATGACCTGCTGTGCCGATTCAAAACCGAGAATGGCAGGGGTGATGGTATCGTTGACATTGGCCACTGCGGTGAGCACGCCCTTGCCGCCGTAGCGTTTGTTTTCCTTGTCCCGCAATTCCAGCGCTTCGCGGGTTCCGGTGGAGGCTCCTGAAGGAACGGCAGCCCGACCGATGGCACCGGATTCGAGCTGCACCTCAACTTCAACGGTTGGGTTGCCACGGGAGTCGAGTATCTCTCTGGCGATGACGCCGATAATTTCGCTCATATGCGTTTTTCTCCTGAAACTGATTGAGTCATTTACAGGGCATCCTGAAAAAATATTTTCCTGGCAGTTGCCCGGTGTGTTTCACCCGGTATGAAAAAAGGAATTGTTCAAGATGCCTTAGATGTTTCCTGCCATCTGGAAAATTGGGAGGTACATTGCTACTACAAGTCCGCCAATCATGCCACCAAGAAAAACCATCATGAACGGTTCTATCATGGAAGTGAGATTCTCGACGGCCTGATCGACCTCTTCATCATAAAAATCAGCGATTTTTTCCAGCATGGTATCCAGGGCGCCGACCGACTCGCCGACATTGATCATCTGAACCACCATGTTGGGGAACACGCCGGACTCCTCCAGGGGCTCGGCAATCGGCCGTCCCTCGGCAATGCTCTCGGAAACGCGAAACACGGCCCGCTCGATAATCTTGTTGCCCGCTGTTCTGGCCACAACCTGCAGGGCATCAAGAATAGGGACGCCACTCTGCAGCATGGTGCTGAGGGTTCGCGTGAACTTGGAGACCGCCACCTTGCGGGTGAGTTGGCCCACCACCGGTGCCTTCAGCACAAAGGCGTCGATTTTGATACGCCCCTTTTCCGTGCCGTAAATTTTTTTGATGCCGTAGAAGACCGCGATTCCGGCCATGAGGAGGTAGATGATATTGCCTTTGACGAAATCGCTCATGTCCACAACCAGTTGGGTAATCGCAGGCAGGGCGGAGTCCATACTGGCAAACATCTCCACGAAAACCGGAATGACGAACACGAGAATAACTACCAGGATGAGAATGGAGATCGCCAGGCAGATCACCGGGTAGGTCATGGCGCCCTTGATCTTCTTCTGCAAGGCCATGGCCTTTTCCTTGAAGGCTGCCAGCCGTCCAAGGATGGTGTCAAGAATACCGCCCAGTTCGCCGGCTTCGATCATGTTGCAGTAGAGGCTGTCAAACACCTTGGGATGTTTGCGCATCGAATCGGCCAGGGTCGTCCCGGTCTCGACATCGTTTTGAATAGTGATGAGCACTTTTTTAAAGGTGCTGTTGGATTGCTGTTTCCCCAGGATCTGCAGGCACTGCACCAGGGGCAGGCCGGCATCGATCATGGTGGAGAGCTGGCGGGTAAATATGACCAGATCCTTACCGGTGACCTTTGGTTGGAAAAACGCTATGTTTTCAAAAATATCCTTTGGCTTTTCCTTGACCTTGGGATTGTCGATGCGCAGGCGTCTGAGTTGAGCCCGTGCTCCGGCTTCATCAATGGCTTCCAGTTCACCCTTACGTTTTTCGCCGTAGCTGTTTTTTCCACTCCAGACATAGATCGGCATACAAAATCTCCGAACGGATTCCTGATTTTCATACTCAGCAACGGCGAGTAAGTCTTGACAGACCGTGCTTTTGCTTATATAAAAGTCAATTTTTAAGTGAGAGGCATGCTCATTCGTATCGCCTCAGTAATTGTATGGAAGATTTTTTTCTGATTCAAGAAAAAGTTTATATTTTTTCAGGAGTTGGCGATATGCAGACAGACAACATGGCAAAGTTTAGCGAGGGTGCGTTTCTCCCGGTAATTGAAAAATGCGAAGGGTGTGATCGAATTGTGGAGGCAGAAGGCAATAAATACTGCAATTCGTACATGAACCCGGCTGCCAAATGGCGCATGGGCATATGCAACTTCGCAACCCATGCCAAACCCGAGGTGAAGATCGTGAAGATTCGCGTGAACCCGCTGAAGGCTGCCAAGCGCGCATCCAAACGGAAGTAAGTTTTCCCTTTGCGGTAGGACTCGCCGCAAATGATGGTATTGTAAAAAAGCGAAATCGTGCAGTTCCTGCCAATGGGAATGGCGCGAAAATCAAAGGCTTTTTCAGTTTTTTTACGAAACCGGCATAGACCACCCCTTCAAGGATCATCCCTGAAGGGGTGTTTTTTTGTCCGCATACAGGGATGTAAAACGGCGATGCGGTCTTAGTTTCTGCTGCCAAACAGGGCGGTGCCGACCCGGACGATCGTGGCCCCCTCCTCGATGGCGACCTCGTAGTCTCCGGACATGCCCATGGAAAGTTCGATCTTGGTCGTGTCGGTGAAAAGCTGCTGTTCGGCAAGTTGCTCCGCCAGTTGCCGCATTTCGCGAAAGTAGGGGCGGCTTCTTTCCGGCTGGTCAAAAAACGGGGGCATGGTCATCAGGCCGCAGACCCGCAGATTCGTCTCCTGGGCGATGGCCCGCAGCAAGGTATGGGCATCCTCAGGAAGGATGCCTGATTTTTGCGGCTCGCGTCCGATATTCACCTGCACAAGCACGGAGAGCGTCTTGCCCAGCTGTTGTGCCTGGGCATCCAGGGCCTTGGCGATTTTTAACCGATCAACGGTTTCCACCATGTCAAACAGGGACGCGGCCTGCTTGGCCTTGTTGCTCTGCAGATGCCCGATGAAATGCCACCTGGCGCTTTCGCCCAAAACGGTAATCTTGTCGGCAGCCTCCTGCAGATAATTTTCGCCGAACAGGGTCTGGCCGCAGTTGATCGCCTCTTGGATGCGTTCAACGGCAACAAATTTGCTCACGGCCACCAGTTTGATGGATTTCGGACCTCGTCCAGCTTTACGGGCGGCTTCAGCTATGTTGGACTGTATCTGGGTAAGGTTGTCACTGATCATATCTGGCCTCCGGCAGATGAAAGAGGCGGGTTGCATTGGCCGTGGTTACCCGTGCCACCTCTTCCAGGGAAATGTTTTTCAACTCGGCGATCATCTGTGCGGTATAGAGGACGTATTTGGGTTCGTTGCGTTTTCCCCGATACGGAACCGGCGCGAGAAAAGGCCCATCCGTCTCCACCAGGAGAGCGTCCAGGTCCACTGCCCGGATCACTTCCCTCAGGGTTTGGGCATTGGCAAAGGTGACCACCCCCGGAATCGAGAGCAGAAACCCGAGCTCAAGGGTCGCCTCTGCCAGCCGGATATCCCCTGAAAAGCAGTGCATGACCCCCTTGCGCGGAAAAGGTCCGTTCTCTTGCAGCAGGCGCAGGGTGTCCTCATGGGCGTCGCGATCGTGAATGACGACCGGTAAATCAAGCTCCTTGGCCAAGATCAACTGGCGATAAAACGCCTCGATCTGGGTGGGGCGCGGTGAGTAGTCCTTGAAGTAATCAAGGCCGATTTCACCATAACCGACCACCTTGGCATGACCAGCCAGTCGTCGCAGTCGCTCGAGGGACTGGGGCGTGGCCTGTTGTGCATCGTGGGGGTGAATACCGACCGTAGCAAAGACGTTGGCGTGTTGGGTCGCCAGGCGAAGTGCTGCCTCGGAACTGGGCACATCGATGCCGATGGTGATGATGCGGGTCACGCCATGTTGGCCAGCTGTAGCGATAACCTGGTCAAGGTCGTGGCCATAATCTTCCATATCAAGATGGCAGTGGGTATCGATAAGTTGAGCGGGACCGTTCAAATGGGGCAAGGGGGGCGGTGATTTCATGAAACTCTATACTCTTGAAATGATAAAACTGTTGACGCACGGCTGGTGAGCTAAGTCGGCGGGAGGTAGTTGATCGGTGAGCCTCTATCATAGTGAATGTTTATTGACATTAAAACTATTAATTTGATAATGTTCAATAATTTCAACATGAAATAGAGTTGCTTTTCTATCTATTGCGTTTCCAATTTGTTTCCAAAATTCTGGGTTTGTGCGTGGAACTGAAATAGCTGCGGCTTGCCTTCAGAATGTATTTAATGTGATTTAGTACCATCTCCCCCCGAATCCGGGGTCCCCATAGAGATTCAATTACCTCGCCCCCTCTATCCCATCAATGAGCCAATAGAGGCGTTACATTTAACGTCGATTTCTTTTGTTCGATTTTCCATAAATCAAAGGCTGTTTGGTGGCCCATCCAGCTTTCTGGGCTTCCTCCAAAAGCTATAGATAAACGAAAAGCCATTTCTGGCGAAATACCAGACTTGCCATTCACGATTTTTGACAAAGTTTTCCTGCTTATACCAAGAGCATTTGCGGCTTGACTCACTGACAGCCCCATAGGCTTTAACCAGAGTTCGCTTAAAATCTCTCCAGGATGTGGCGGGTTATGCATCCGCATAATTATACCTAGTGGTAATCTTCATAATTTACGATTTCGGCATCACCATTTTCGAATTTGAAAGTGATTCGCCAATTCGCTTGAACAGTGACTGCCCATATCGCCTTCCGTTCACCTTTGAGTTCATGCAGGCATAAAGACGGAATTTGCATATCCTCAATGACCCTTGCTTGGTTGAGCTGAGCAAGGATAAGCCGCAACCTGTCCGCGTGTTTAGGTTGAATCCCGGCTTTGTTTCCTGTGAGAAAGAATTTTTTCAATCCTTTATGGGCAAAACTTTTGATCATAAAAAAAGTGTAACCACTATATTCCCACGGCTCAATAAAAAACAGTGGTTTTTCCTGCTATCGTTACCCTGGATTTGAGCCTGGTGAGTTGAACCCATCGCCCACCTTGCGATGAGGATGAGGAGCTTTCCGGGGATACCGGGATACATGCGGGATACCGTCTCCGGTTATCCATGCAGTCCAGATAAACAGGAGACATCGTTACTGGCACCGAAAAGATTTAAAGATTTTTTCTAGAGCGAATGCGAAAGAGCAAAGTAATATACTAATTCGATCACATTGTGGTTTGTCGTTGAATGTACCGTGCTAAAGATTTGTAATGTGACTCATATTCGTGGAGATTTGGCAGACCTGTTGTGCCCCCGCTTCGATATTTTTCAATGTATGAATATGGCAGGTTGCCATAAGATAATTCTGTCTCAGTTGCATTTACTAGTAATAATAGAGGGTGAATAAAAAGTATTATTCTTCTATTTTTTCTTTTTTCTGAGTGAAGAATAACCACATCGTTTCCGGTGAGATAAGCGTGTTTCCCTTTTGATCCATATTTCTGAACACTTACAAAAGAGTAAATTTTTCCACTTGTTAACCCTGGAATTCTTGCCCCAATGGGAATCTTCTTGAGAGTTTCAAAAAGATCTGAATATGTCATACTCATAACTTTATTGGGTCTAGGTAACGATCAAATAACAAAATGTGGGATTTTGCTTTCATTAATTTTCCAGCAAGTCCTGATTGACAGGGGAATGTGAACTCCTGATAGAATAATTAGTAACGGAATAACCCTGACGTCATTACTGGATGGCGAAGTAGCCGCCAATTGCGGCGAATAGGTTAAAAATTGTAGACAAGGTTGAAATGCGCCCCGGCAGTGCTCCGGCTATCTTCTCCGAAAGTAGTCTGCGCGCCCACTTGCAGGGTGAAAGCGCCGTACAGGGCGCTAATCCCCGCCCCCATCTTAGTGAGATCTTGACAGTCAAAAGCCGACTCTTGGCTCAAGGAATAGCCGTACAGCGAACCTGTGCTGGTGGCTCCGGCTGAATCCAACACATGTTCATAACCGACCATTCCCCAGGGCCGGAACCGCCAACCACCAAGTTGACGTTCATTAAGATCGAGATACAGTTCGGCGATAGCGCTGGGGGTTGTCAGAGCGAAGCTGTTGATGTTCAGGGTTAGTTCGCTGCCACGTTCAGTAAATCCGTCGAGCGAGGTGTGGGCGACGAGTACACCCACTTGCGGTATGAGGGTGAAGGTACCCATATCAACAACCGTGCCCAGATTGAGGCGACCGTTTGCGGTTATACCGTCGGTTGAGCCTGATGCTGTTCCAAACTCATCCCCCATGGGACGAGTACTGCGATAATCAACCAAACCGAAACTAAACTGGCAATCCACAAAGGGGCCTGTGGAAAGCGTTGAAAGGGCGTAGCGACCGCCAAAGATCATCAACAAGCTGTCAACGTCTGCGTCGGCATCGGCACTTTCGACATTATCGGCAAGAAATCCGGCACCCAGATAAGCGCTCACATGATCGTTGTTACGGCGCGTTCCACCAATAATCACACCTGTACGGTGATCGTCGCTGCCCACAATGCCCGCTCGCCCCGAAGCCTCCTGATGTTCAACAATAGTAGTTGCCCACACATCAAATCCGCCGTCAATGCCCGTACGGCCTAGGGAATACGGCCGCAAGGCATTGTCAATTACCTGGGGCTGGCGCATTAGATATGCAGCGGCATCGGCATGCACCTGACCGCCGATTCTGGTTTCCATACCATCCAGTGTGCCGGCATCGATTGCCGATTGGAGATAAAAATTGAAGGCCGTGTAGTGCCCCGAAAGCGGAGAGTTTTGTAAGGAGGTGAGCAGGGCTGCACCGGCAGCGGCATTGCCGGACATCTCCATTTGCCCGGGTAAGGTTGGGTAGTAGACCATTTTTGCTCGTAGAACATAGATGTCAGCCTGGGATAATCCCAAACCCTGGGCTAGATAAGCATACATTGAACCATAGGTGGACATCATCTGGTCGAGCCCGGCTTGTAGAAAGTCAGCTTCAACCCCCAGAAGCGGCTGATAAATAGGCCAGTCTGCGTGTGGGATCAAGGCCAGTTGGCTATTGATCCAATCCGCCGTGTACGCATTGGTTGCCATGTAATCGAGCGTAATGGTTGCAGGTGAAACACCTGCAATGGTGCTAAGTATGGTGCTGACCCACCCTGTGCGGTCTTTCCCGCCGGAGCAATGGTAAAGTACCGGACCTTGGGTGGTTGCCAATTCGAGC
Coding sequences within it:
- a CDS encoding integration host factor subunit alpha — encoded protein: MTLTKADLVQQVYKTHPHLTKSQSTDSVETFLTLSKTSLITGEDLLLSGFGKFNIKDKKARRGRNPQTGNELTLDARRVVTFKPSGILRSRINSD
- the eno gene encoding phosphopyruvate hydratase, which produces MSEIIGVIAREILDSRGNPTVEVEVQLESGAIGRAAVPSGASTGTREALELRDKENKRYGGKGVLTAVANVNDTITPAILGFESAQQVIIDKTMLELDGTANKEKLGANAILGVSMAVAKATAMELELPLYNYLGGVNAKVLPVPMMNILNGGAHADNNVDIQEFMILPAGASSFREALRMGAETFHALKSVLKKRGLQTAGGDEGGFAPNLRSNEEAMEAILEGIVQAGYAPGKDIFIGIDAASSEFYSAEEKLYVLNAEKSPKKSAAQMIEFYSDWVNKYPLISIEDGLDESDWDGWKLLTQALGNKIQLVGDDIFVTNTSILKEGIAKNIANSILIKLNQIGSLTETIDAVDMAHRASYTAVISHRSGETEDATIADLAVALNSGQIKTGAPSRSDRVAKYNQLLRIEEELGAAARFAGLSAFGFLA
- a CDS encoding type II secretion system F family protein, which translates into the protein MPIYVWSGKNSYGEKRKGELEAIDEAGARAQLRRLRIDNPKVKEKPKDIFENIAFFQPKVTGKDLVIFTRQLSTMIDAGLPLVQCLQILGKQQSNSTFKKVLITIQNDVETGTTLADSMRKHPKVFDSLYCNMIEAGELGGILDTILGRLAAFKEKAMALQKKIKGAMTYPVICLAISILILVVILVFVIPVFVEMFASMDSALPAITQLVVDMSDFVKGNIIYLLMAGIAVFYGIKKIYGTEKGRIKIDAFVLKAPVVGQLTRKVAVSKFTRTLSTMLQSGVPILDALQVVARTAGNKIIERAVFRVSESIAEGRPIAEPLEESGVFPNMVVQMINVGESVGALDTMLEKIADFYDEEVDQAVENLTSMIEPFMMVFLGGMIGGLVVAMYLPIFQMAGNI
- a CDS encoding PxxKW family cysteine-rich protein, whose amino-acid sequence is MEDFFLIQEKVYIFSGVGDMQTDNMAKFSEGAFLPVIEKCEGCDRIVEAEGNKYCNSYMNPAAKWRMGICNFATHAKPEVKIVKIRVNPLKAAKRASKRK
- a CDS encoding YggS family pyridoxal phosphate-dependent enzyme, which gives rise to MISDNLTQIQSNIAEAARKAGRGPKSIKLVAVSKFVAVERIQEAINCGQTLFGENYLQEAADKITVLGESARWHFIGHLQSNKAKQAASLFDMVETVDRLKIAKALDAQAQQLGKTLSVLVQVNIGREPQKSGILPEDAHTLLRAIAQETNLRVCGLMTMPPFFDQPERSRPYFREMRQLAEQLAEQQLFTDTTKIELSMGMSGDYEVAIEEGATIVRVGTALFGSRN
- a CDS encoding TatD family hydrolase; this encodes MKSPPPLPHLNGPAQLIDTHCHLDMEDYGHDLDQVIATAGQHGVTRIITIGIDVPSSEAALRLATQHANVFATVGIHPHDAQQATPQSLERLRRLAGHAKVVGYGEIGLDYFKDYSPRPTQIEAFYRQLILAKELDLPVVIHDRDAHEDTLRLLQENGPFPRKGVMHCFSGDIRLAEATLELGFLLSIPGVVTFANAQTLREVIRAVDLDALLVETDGPFLAPVPYRGKRNEPKYVLYTAQMIAELKNISLEEVARVTTANATRLFHLPEARYDQ
- a CDS encoding HigA family addiction module antitoxin, giving the protein MRMHNPPHPGEILSELWLKPMGLSVSQAANALGISRKTLSKIVNGKSGISPEMAFRLSIAFGGSPESWMGHQTAFDLWKIEQKKSTLNVTPLLAH
- a CDS encoding type II toxin-antitoxin system RelE/ParE family toxin, which encodes MIKSFAHKGLKKFFLTGNKAGIQPKHADRLRLILAQLNQARVIEDMQIPSLCLHELKGERKAIWAVTVQANWRITFKFENGDAEIVNYEDYH
- a CDS encoding tyrosine-protein phosphatase produces the protein MKKVFSLMTTVALTCLSLMPAQAQYEISTPYLPSISNFRDLAGISVTFGGTGYSNVTSYGGVMRPGVFYRSTELGAILADDLSTLTTLGITKVIDLRTPSEVVALPDITPTGADEVYHNIYSTHSPASPIIDPFASVDTNVANVKSYSYALYRDFVINPINPVEQETLRAILLELATTQGPVLYHCSGGKDRTGWVSTILSTIAGVSPATITLDYMATNAYTADWINSQLALIPHADWPIYQPLLGVEADFLQAGLDQMMSTYGSMYAYLAQGLGLSQADIYVLRAKMVYYPTLPGQMEMSGNAAAGAALLTSLQNSPLSGHYTAFNFYLQSAIDAGTLDGMETRIGGQVHADAAAYLMRQPQVIDNALRPYSLGRTGIDGGFDVWATTIVEHQEASGRAGIVGSDDHRTGVIIGGTRRNNDHVSAYLGAGFLADNVESADADADVDSLLMIFGGRYALSTLSTGPFVDCQFSFGLVDYRSTRPMGDEFGTASGSTDGITANGRLNLGTVVDMGTFTLIPQVGVLVAHTSLDGFTERGSELTLNINSFALTTPSAIAELYLDLNERQLGGWRFRPWGMVGYEHVLDSAGATSTGSLYGYSLSQESAFDCQDLTKMGAGISALYGAFTLQVGAQTTFGEDSRSTAGAHFNLVYNF